In one window of Thalassotalea agarivorans DNA:
- a CDS encoding GMC oxidoreductase, giving the protein MSTYDYDVIIVGSGMSGGIAAKEFCEKGYKTLVLDRGKPLEHRHYKTENVPPWEMAQRGQKLSKKELEENYPVNQHCYILNEYTKGYMLKDVDHKYVQKKPFNWYRSSSVGGKSLLWARQVYRWNEIDFEANKKDGHGIDWPIRYQDVEPWYDYIEPFVGVSGSVEQLDILPDSKFLPAHPLNVVEREAKQKVEQAFPGRKIIPSRVAHLTAPQPIHTRLGRAQCQARSECQRGCSWGGYYSSLAGGLAAAKLTNNMTLTANAQVQKVLLDEKTGKTTGVQYIDTETLKAKTVSAKLVFMCASTVASVQILLNSTSKTYPNGIGNNHDVLGRYITDHVGGAGASGTIEGHLDSYYKGRRPSGIYVPRFRNINKAHGKFLRGFGYQGGAGRSGWRDGMYKDGIGAEFKQSNQLPGNWYLTMWGFGEMLPRYENRMYLDKEKTDIWGLPQPVMDVAVNDNEVEMQKDMEQSAIEMLTAAGATNISSGRGDFIPGSTIHEMGGAVMGRDPKTSYLNKWNQCHEVANLFVTDGSAFPSQSCVNPSLTFMALTARAVDYADKQLKAGKL; this is encoded by the coding sequence ATGAGTACGTATGATTATGACGTAATAATTGTTGGTTCTGGCATGTCAGGTGGCATTGCAGCCAAAGAGTTTTGCGAAAAAGGCTATAAAACCTTGGTGTTAGACCGAGGAAAGCCACTGGAACATCGTCACTACAAAACAGAAAATGTGCCGCCTTGGGAAATGGCACAACGTGGTCAGAAGCTGTCAAAGAAAGAGCTCGAAGAAAATTACCCCGTTAATCAACATTGCTACATTTTAAATGAATATACCAAAGGCTATATGTTGAAAGACGTTGATCACAAATATGTTCAGAAAAAGCCGTTTAATTGGTATCGAAGCAGCAGTGTTGGCGGTAAATCTTTGCTGTGGGCAAGGCAAGTGTATCGTTGGAATGAAATCGATTTTGAGGCTAACAAAAAAGATGGGCACGGCATAGATTGGCCAATAAGGTACCAAGATGTAGAGCCTTGGTATGATTACATTGAACCTTTTGTTGGCGTTTCAGGGAGTGTTGAGCAACTAGACATATTACCCGACAGTAAGTTTTTACCCGCGCATCCTTTAAACGTTGTCGAACGTGAGGCAAAACAAAAAGTTGAGCAGGCGTTTCCGGGTAGAAAAATTATCCCATCTCGAGTCGCTCATTTGACTGCGCCGCAGCCTATCCATACAAGACTAGGACGGGCGCAATGTCAGGCAAGAAGTGAATGCCAACGTGGGTGTTCATGGGGTGGATATTACTCTTCACTTGCCGGCGGTTTGGCAGCGGCTAAACTGACCAACAATATGACGCTAACAGCGAATGCGCAGGTGCAAAAGGTTTTGCTTGACGAAAAAACGGGCAAAACAACCGGTGTTCAGTATATAGATACAGAAACACTTAAAGCTAAAACAGTGTCTGCTAAGTTAGTATTTATGTGCGCTTCAACAGTCGCAAGCGTACAAATACTGCTTAATTCAACATCAAAAACATACCCAAATGGTATTGGAAATAACCACGACGTGTTGGGCCGTTATATTACCGATCATGTTGGTGGTGCTGGCGCAAGCGGCACCATTGAAGGGCATTTAGATAGCTATTATAAAGGCCGTCGCCCGAGTGGTATTTATGTTCCTCGCTTTCGCAATATTAATAAAGCCCATGGCAAATTCCTACGAGGGTTTGGTTATCAAGGTGGTGCGGGTCGAAGTGGCTGGAGAGATGGCATGTATAAAGATGGTATCGGTGCCGAGTTTAAACAAAGTAATCAGCTACCAGGGAATTGGTACCTGACTATGTGGGGCTTCGGCGAAATGTTACCGCGCTACGAAAACCGCATGTACCTGGATAAAGAAAAGACAGATATCTGGGGACTTCCGCAGCCGGTAATGGATGTTGCTGTTAATGACAATGAAGTAGAAATGCAAAAAGACATGGAGCAGAGTGCGATAGAAATGCTGACCGCCGCTGGCGCTACTAATATCAGTTCAGGACGTGGTGATTTCATCCCTGGCTCTACTATTCATGAAATGGGTGGAGCGGTGATGGGCAGAGATCCAAAAACCTCTTACTTGAATAAGTGGAACCAATGTCACGAAGTTGCTAATTTGTTTGTGACAGATGGTAGCGCTTTCCCTTCGCAGTCCTGTGTTAACCCATCGTTGACTTTTATGGCGTTGACTGCACGAGCTGTAGACTATGCCGATAAACAGCTTAAGGCGGGCAAACTCTAA
- a CDS encoding LLM class oxidoreductase: MQTSFPTFNSGYNQLFKLGKLTVGIIAPVDNYAVGEQPDLTQHVKRIQLAESMGFSGVWLRDVPFNVPAFGDVGQVFDPFVYLGFLAAQTKSIALGVASLILPLRHPAHIAKAIASADVLSQGRVVVGVASGDRPEEYPALNKPFSNRGETFRDSVEYLRQMWQKFPTFNNELGYFDGQVDMVPKPTTGNLPLLFTGGSRQHPEWIAQHSDGWITYPRPIAMQQQIIAQYRENLRKFERPIQPVMQSLYIDLVDDPNALPTPIHLGYRLGVNQLVNYLIALEEIGVNHVALNLRFSTGPIEQTMATLAETILPKFNH, encoded by the coding sequence ATGCAAACAAGTTTTCCAACTTTTAACTCAGGTTACAACCAACTATTTAAGCTGGGCAAATTAACTGTGGGTATCATTGCGCCTGTAGATAACTATGCGGTAGGCGAACAGCCCGATTTAACCCAGCATGTGAAAAGAATCCAACTTGCTGAATCTATGGGGTTTAGCGGAGTATGGCTACGTGATGTGCCCTTTAATGTGCCGGCATTTGGCGACGTTGGTCAAGTCTTTGACCCGTTTGTCTACTTAGGTTTTTTAGCGGCGCAAACAAAGTCGATAGCATTAGGCGTAGCTAGTTTGATTTTACCCCTACGACACCCTGCTCATATAGCCAAGGCCATCGCCTCTGCGGATGTGCTATCGCAAGGTAGAGTCGTTGTAGGCGTTGCCTCAGGCGATAGACCAGAAGAATATCCAGCACTCAATAAGCCTTTTAGCAATCGTGGCGAAACTTTTCGTGATAGTGTCGAATACTTGCGCCAAATGTGGCAGAAGTTTCCAACCTTTAACAATGAACTCGGTTATTTCGACGGACAAGTTGATATGGTTCCGAAACCGACAACAGGTAATTTGCCACTTTTGTTTACAGGTGGCAGTCGCCAGCACCCTGAATGGATAGCACAGCATAGTGATGGGTGGATAACATACCCCAGGCCAATAGCAATGCAACAACAAATTATTGCGCAATACCGTGAAAATTTAAGAAAATTTGAGCGACCAATACAGCCCGTGATGCAATCTTTATATATAGATTTAGTAGATGATCCTAATGCCCTACCAACACCCATACACTTGGGCTATCGTTTAGGTGTTAATCAACTAGTCAATTATTTGATCGCGTTAGAAGAAATTGGCGTAAACCATGTAGCTTTAAATTTAAGGTTTAGTACAGGCCCCATCGAACAAACAATGGCAACACTGGCTGAAACTATTTTGCCAAAATTCAACCATTAG
- a CDS encoding SDR family NAD(P)-dependent oxidoreductase — MSDSTTKTILLTGATDGIGLATANKLAQQGHTLLLHGRNPTKLNDVIAKLEQTYQTTAYPFIADMSDLHEVNKMCQSVLAQHERIDVIINNAGVFKMSQPITADGLDARFVVNTLAPYLIAIKLNALLPAGGRIVNLSSAAQAPVDVDAMNGHNQLGDEFSAYAQSKLALTMWNNALAQTPAFINKVLVAVNPGSLLASKMVKTGFGVAGKDINIGASILCDAALSAGFANASGKYFDNDIENFGPPHGDALNQDLCKQILADVDGLTTQLILG, encoded by the coding sequence ATGTCTGACAGCACGACTAAAACCATATTACTAACAGGTGCCACAGATGGTATTGGACTTGCCACTGCAAACAAGCTTGCCCAGCAGGGGCATACCTTATTGCTGCATGGGCGCAATCCAACCAAGCTTAATGACGTTATAGCGAAGTTAGAACAGACATACCAAACAACGGCTTACCCATTTATTGCAGATATGAGTGATTTGCATGAGGTTAACAAAATGTGCCAAAGCGTATTGGCACAACATGAGCGTATCGATGTCATAATAAATAATGCGGGTGTCTTTAAAATGTCTCAGCCGATCACAGCAGACGGACTTGATGCACGCTTTGTTGTCAATACGTTGGCGCCTTATCTTATCGCAATAAAACTAAATGCTTTACTACCTGCAGGTGGTCGCATTGTTAACCTATCATCTGCCGCACAGGCACCAGTAGATGTCGACGCTATGAATGGTCATAACCAACTAGGAGATGAATTTAGTGCTTACGCGCAAAGTAAACTTGCGCTAACGATGTGGAACAACGCCCTAGCTCAAACACCTGCGTTTATCAACAAAGTGCTTGTTGCGGTCAACCCGGGCTCTCTGTTAGCAAGTAAAATGGTAAAAACTGGCTTTGGTGTAGCGGGTAAAGATATAAACATTGGCGCAAGTATTTTGTGTGATGCTGCGTTGTCGGCTGGGTTTGCCAATGCCTCTGGCAAATATTTTGACAACGATATCGAAAATTTTGGACCACCGCATGGTGACGCTTTAAACCAAGACCTTTGTAAACAAATACTTGCCGATGTAGATGGCTTAACAACACAGCTAATATTGGGCTAA
- a CDS encoding THxN family PEP-CTERM protein, producing MKFLVRKILLAAAFCLPMYASAGLMVGVSNVTADWENPVGGISSIFDFAGDPTQPAIEWGVTDDDGDVSGYLFVLEDFPLEVMTGEEFLFGTLFHANFPIQAGTAISQVDLSLTADISYNGDTVSRGPFSFTIEHNETPNFCSPQPNCSDDLVDLPTVLPISPVAFAVGGNLFKFQVVGFKQVPDGEDPADYALTPEFVSSENGVNNAQLYGKFIDFGAAPVPEPSTLAILALALLGFTAGRRRRL from the coding sequence ATGAAATTTTTAGTTAGAAAAATATTGTTAGCTGCAGCGTTTTGTTTGCCGATGTACGCTAGCGCTGGCCTTATGGTTGGCGTAAGTAATGTAACAGCTGATTGGGAAAACCCTGTTGGGGGTATTTCAAGTATTTTCGATTTTGCAGGTGACCCTACTCAACCAGCGATCGAATGGGGTGTTACTGATGACGACGGTGACGTTAGTGGTTATTTGTTTGTGTTAGAAGACTTTCCGTTAGAAGTTATGACTGGTGAAGAATTCTTGTTTGGTACTTTGTTCCATGCAAACTTCCCTATTCAAGCCGGTACTGCAATCAGCCAAGTTGATTTAAGCTTAACAGCAGACATTTCGTACAACGGCGACACTGTGTCTCGTGGGCCGTTTAGCTTCACTATTGAGCACAACGAAACGCCAAATTTTTGTTCACCACAGCCAAATTGTTCTGATGATTTAGTTGATTTACCTACGGTATTACCTATTTCTCCAGTGGCATTTGCCGTGGGTGGTAACCTGTTTAAATTCCAAGTAGTTGGTTTTAAGCAAGTTCCAGATGGCGAAGATCCAGCTGATTACGCATTAACACCAGAATTTGTTTCTTCGGAAAACGGTGTTAACAATGCTCAGTTATACGGTAAGTTTATTGATTTTGGTGCAGCACCTGTGCCAGAGCCAAGCACACTTGCTATCTTAGCATTAGCACTATTAGGTTTTACTGCCGGTCGTCGCAGACGTCTATAG
- a CDS encoding sortase domain-containing protein: MHNFIKILLAMTVLTAFILLGQILVIKGKAFIAQQLLQHSWQDYKQSKTSAPKRPWPWADMYPVAELVFEKQEKRYIVLNTDSGQALAFAPGLNGVSQENLTIISAHNDTHFDDIADFEQGDTITLESKQFSRSLSQSYRVFDTQIIDLSQGEIFVSQPPQEPHLLLVTCYPFNTNFEQTSQRLVVFAKAHQPELVSL; this comes from the coding sequence ATGCATAACTTTATAAAAATCTTGTTAGCGATGACGGTATTAACTGCATTTATTCTTCTAGGCCAGATCCTTGTTATCAAGGGGAAAGCATTTATCGCACAACAACTTTTGCAACACTCTTGGCAGGACTATAAACAAAGTAAAACGAGCGCCCCTAAACGGCCATGGCCATGGGCGGATATGTACCCAGTTGCGGAGTTAGTATTTGAGAAGCAAGAGAAACGTTACATTGTATTAAATACTGACTCAGGGCAAGCTTTAGCATTTGCACCTGGACTCAATGGGGTAAGCCAAGAAAATCTGACTATAATTTCAGCTCACAATGATACACATTTTGATGATATAGCGGATTTTGAACAGGGTGATACGATTACGTTGGAGTCGAAGCAGTTTTCTCGTTCATTAAGCCAGTCATACAGAGTTTTTGATACGCAGATAATCGATCTTTCACAGGGTGAAATTTTTGTATCACAACCACCACAAGAACCACATCTACTATTAGTGACTTGCTATCCTTTTAATACTAATTTTGAGCAGACATCACAGCGACTAGTTGTCTTTGCAAAGGCGCATCAACCAGAACTGGTTTCACTATGA
- a CDS encoding marine proteobacterial sortase target protein — translation MATLSKHNHDFESLFFVSSLNHIGTFLFVILLLLLPFKLMAFSPDNSISFEHIPYNDVESGTVFIKQENGYVPVLAQSSDFDVEINGLVADISLKQVFSNPTNEFVEAIYVFPLAEGSAVYAMDMIIGERRIKGEIKEKQVARKIYTEAKKAGKVTSLLTQQRPNMFTSKVANIAPNEEITVEIKFNQSVAFGHGQFSFRLPLTITPRFIPQPQYVMAETNSATKSSEISINAFGWGIDNDIVPDASQITPFQQRLSKHENAQQNVAIRVALSAGGALSYISSNSHAIAKQSAKNTTLISLSNAQTKLDRDFTLTWQFQPHNQPKAAMFVTQDEQYNYGFTSIFPANTGKPKSVDKEVVYIIDTSGSMGGVSITQAKNALLYALSQLAERDSFNIIAFDSDVQPLYLTSQLANKENIFWASRWVKELTADGGTNMYPALAQVLQSAEIEGKSKQVIFITDGAIGNEEQLFSLIENELGNTRLHTIGIGSAPNSFFMSQAAESGRGSFRYISDINQVQQQMQALVDVINYPLLTDIAIEWGQADISVYPRKIPDLYRGQPLVLYSRWPRTAAATNSMEIFGKRANSDWQTKVTANTKHTLAGIDKLWARAKIKDMQNQLRRSQHNERASIANKIKETALRYQIMSPYTAFVAVEQQPVRPVDTPLKPHGVKNLMPHGSAQAIPMANTSLGLNGLWNMLIIMLISAANLWCLVQIQSKRGRHA, via the coding sequence ATGGCAACTTTATCTAAACACAATCATGACTTCGAATCGCTCTTTTTCGTTAGCTCACTTAATCATATAGGTACTTTTTTATTTGTAATTTTGTTGTTATTGCTACCTTTTAAATTAATGGCATTTTCACCCGATAACAGCATTTCATTTGAGCATATTCCATACAATGACGTTGAATCTGGAACAGTTTTTATCAAGCAAGAGAATGGGTATGTACCCGTTTTAGCACAATCGAGTGATTTCGATGTTGAGATCAATGGACTTGTTGCAGATATCAGTCTTAAACAAGTGTTTAGCAATCCAACCAACGAATTTGTTGAAGCAATTTATGTGTTTCCACTGGCAGAAGGTAGCGCGGTTTATGCAATGGATATGATTATTGGTGAGAGAAGAATCAAAGGGGAAATTAAGGAAAAGCAAGTAGCAAGGAAAATATACACGGAAGCTAAAAAGGCGGGCAAAGTTACGAGTTTATTGACCCAACAACGACCCAATATGTTTACTTCAAAAGTTGCTAATATTGCCCCTAACGAAGAAATCACTGTTGAAATAAAGTTCAATCAATCGGTAGCGTTTGGTCATGGGCAATTTAGTTTTCGCTTACCCTTAACGATTACACCTAGGTTTATACCTCAACCACAATATGTGATGGCAGAAACAAACTCAGCCACTAAATCGAGTGAGATCTCAATCAATGCTTTTGGCTGGGGCATAGATAACGATATTGTGCCAGATGCTTCGCAAATCACGCCTTTCCAGCAGCGTCTCTCAAAACACGAGAACGCTCAACAAAACGTCGCAATACGAGTTGCTTTGTCGGCAGGGGGCGCATTGTCCTATATTTCCAGTAACAGCCATGCAATCGCCAAGCAGTCTGCAAAAAATACTACCTTGATTTCGCTTAGCAACGCACAGACCAAACTCGATCGGGATTTTACGTTAACTTGGCAATTTCAGCCCCACAATCAACCCAAAGCGGCTATGTTTGTTACTCAAGATGAGCAATACAACTATGGTTTCACCTCTATTTTTCCAGCTAATACAGGCAAACCAAAGAGTGTAGACAAAGAAGTTGTTTATATCATTGATACGTCGGGTTCTATGGGCGGCGTATCGATCACACAAGCAAAAAATGCCCTGCTGTACGCGTTGAGCCAGTTGGCTGAGCGAGATAGCTTTAACATTATTGCCTTTGACTCGGATGTACAGCCTTTGTATTTAACCAGTCAACTTGCAAATAAGGAAAACATTTTCTGGGCATCAAGGTGGGTAAAAGAGTTGACTGCTGATGGCGGAACCAATATGTATCCAGCGTTAGCTCAGGTGCTACAAAGCGCTGAAATTGAAGGCAAGTCTAAGCAGGTTATCTTTATTACTGACGGGGCGATAGGTAATGAGGAGCAGCTGTTTTCACTCATAGAAAATGAACTGGGAAATACACGTCTTCATACCATTGGTATAGGTTCCGCTCCCAATAGTTTTTTCATGTCTCAAGCTGCTGAATCGGGTCGCGGCAGTTTTCGCTACATCAGTGATATCAACCAAGTGCAGCAGCAAATGCAGGCTCTGGTGGATGTGATTAATTACCCTTTACTAACGGATATTGCCATTGAATGGGGTCAAGCCGATATCAGTGTTTATCCAAGAAAGATTCCAGATCTGTATCGTGGTCAGCCATTGGTACTTTATTCTCGCTGGCCAAGGACGGCAGCGGCCACTAATTCCATGGAGATTTTTGGAAAACGTGCCAACAGCGATTGGCAAACTAAGGTTACTGCCAATACCAAGCATACGCTTGCTGGTATAGACAAGCTTTGGGCCCGCGCAAAAATAAAGGATATGCAAAATCAGTTACGTAGATCGCAGCATAACGAGCGCGCGAGCATTGCAAACAAAATTAAGGAAACGGCTTTACGTTATCAGATCATGTCACCCTACACAGCATTCGTCGCTGTAGAGCAGCAACCAGTGCGCCCTGTTGATACACCTTTAAAACCTCACGGAGTTAAAAACTTAATGCCGCATGGCTCTGCACAAGCCATACCAATGGCAAATACCAGCTTAGGATTAAATGGTTTATGGAACATGCTCATTATAATGCTGATTAGCGCAGCTAATTTATGGTGCCTGGTTCAGATTCAGTCAAAAAGGGGGCGTCATGCATAA
- a CDS encoding transglycosylase SLT domain-containing protein, with protein MRVVLLALLALSINGVAAQDKPIYKYKDKDGVVSFSDMQPIDRHFELIKVDCYACKVSTHVDWHKTKLIQDKYHSQILTASIRFEVDPALVKAIIHAESHFKKDAVSRVGAQGLMQLMPATAQELGVKNPFDAKDNINGGVKHLAKLLKKYNGNTRLASAAYNAGEGAVKKYGGIPPYKETKVYVERVQILHKRYKSAS; from the coding sequence GTGCGTGTAGTTCTATTGGCGCTTTTAGCCTTGTCTATAAACGGCGTGGCAGCGCAAGACAAACCAATTTACAAATACAAGGATAAGGATGGCGTTGTATCGTTTTCTGATATGCAACCTATAGATCGCCATTTCGAGTTAATAAAAGTAGATTGCTATGCATGCAAAGTATCTACCCATGTAGACTGGCACAAAACCAAACTTATCCAAGATAAATATCACAGCCAAATCCTGACAGCTTCAATTCGGTTTGAGGTTGATCCCGCATTAGTTAAAGCAATCATTCACGCTGAATCACATTTTAAAAAAGACGCTGTGTCTAGAGTAGGGGCGCAAGGCTTAATGCAATTAATGCCGGCAACGGCACAAGAGCTCGGTGTAAAGAATCCGTTTGATGCAAAAGATAATATTAACGGTGGCGTTAAACACTTAGCTAAGTTGCTGAAAAAATACAATGGCAATACACGTCTAGCATCTGCTGCCTATAATGCTGGCGAAGGAGCCGTTAAAAAGTATGGCGGTATTCCGCCTTATAAAGAAACAAAAGTATACGTAGAACGTGTTCAAATTCTCCATAAACGCTATAAATCTGCTAGCTAG